Proteins encoded together in one Dermacentor variabilis isolate Ectoservices chromosome 2, ASM5094787v1, whole genome shotgun sequence window:
- the LOC142572309 gene encoding protein fem-1 homolog CG6966 isoform X1, translated as MEFKNAVFNAAKDGKLKRLKVFLDHRPKEEVQMLVSATTNGATPLVMASRNGHLDVADYLLDRCNADIEQVGSVSFEGETIEGAPPLWCAAAAGHITVVQRLVERGARVNATTRTNSTPLRAACFDGHLAIVRYLVERGADIEIANRHGHTCLMIACYKGHLDIASYLVAQGAHVNRKSAKGNTALHDCAESGSLDILRLLLEHGARVERDAYGLTPLLAAAVTGHAPVVEFLSSLPDCPREQRVEALELLGATFVDKKRDSPRALALWRRALEERCLDPPLPKPSRPTTTAYGHAMEANSPTDLDDLLCEPDQMRMQALLVRERVLGPAHPDTAYYIRYRGAVYADLGDFNRCVALWLYALDMQQRCLEPFSPMTQSSLLSFAELFCFMMAEARPARPSRRQLAPVEFGDVLAVFERAVTELVSAGHHMPEPAEGVQRTLVIALQLAALLCRLQSQSSVEEDAFRRAAYRLVHLDLRGPRGETCLHLACGRAPPASRQALGAVCQEAFPAPPLVRLLLELGADPNATDHDRRTPLHVAARSKPCSRAAALALLARGAHLDHTDATGRTPLDYAPMLVDCSPLRYTGLQCLCARAIVRFQLPFQGLVPHQLESFIQSH; from the exons ATGGAATTTAAGAATGCTGTATTCAACGCTGCAAAAGATGGCAAGCTTAAGCGTCTCAAG GTGTTTTTGGACCATAGGCCAAAGGAGGAAGTCCAGATGTTGGTTTCTGCCACAACTAATGGAGCGACACCGCTAGTGATGGCATCTCGAAATGGCCATCTTGATGTGGCTGACTACCTTCTTGACAGATGCAACGCTGACATTGAGCAG GTGGGCTCGGTGAGCTTTGAAGGCGAGACCATCGAGGGTGCTCCGCCTCTGTGGTGTGCAGCGGCAGCGGGCCACATCACTGTAGTGCAGAGGCTGGTGGAACGGGGTGCTCGCGTGAATGCTACCACACGGACCAATTCCACTCCACTGCGAGCTGCTTGCTTCGACGGCCACCTTGCCATTGTGCGGTACCTAGTGGAGCGCGGTGCTGACATAGAAATTGCCAACCGCCATGGGCACACCTGTCTCATGATTGCCTGCTACAAGGGGCACCTCGACATTGCCAGCTACCTCGTTGCTCAAGGCGCCCACGTCAACCGCAAGAGTGCCAAAG GAAACACTGCTCTGCACGATTGTGCGGAATCTGGGAGCCTGGACATTCTGCGGTTGCTGCTGGAACATGGGGCCCGGGTTGAGCGAGATGCGTATGGCCTCACACCACTTCTGGCTGCAGCAGTCACAGGCCATGCCCCAGTAGTGGAGTTCCTTTCCTCGTTGCCCGACTGCCCACGGGAGCAGCGTGTGGAGGCTTTGGAGCTACTGGGGGCCACTTTCGTAGACAAGAAGCGCGACTCACCCCGTGCCCTGGCTCTCTGGCGCAG GGCCCTGGAAGAGCGCTGCCTTGACCCCCCACTGCCCAAGCCCTCGAGGCCAACTACTACTGCTTATGGCCATGCAATGGAAGCCAACTCCCCAACTGACCTGGATGACCTTCTCTGCGAGCCAGACCAAATGCGCATGCAG GCTCTCCTGGTGAGAGAGCGTGTATTGGGTCCTGCGCACCCAGACACGGCATACTACATTCGTTACCGTGGTGCTGTTTATGCGGATCTTGGTGACTTCAACCGCTGTGTGGCCCTCTGGCTCTATGCACTGGACATGCAGCAGCGCTGCCTTGAACCGTTCAGCCCCATGACTCAAAGTAGCCTGCTGTCCTTTGCAGAGCTTTTCTGCTTCATGATGGCTGAGGCCAGGCCTGCAAG GCCATCACGACGCCAGCTGGCCCCCGTTGAGTTTGGAGATGTCCTTGCTGTCTTCGAGCGTGCTGTGACGGAGCTTGTGTCTGCTGGACACCACATGCCAGAACCAGCCGAGGGTGTCCAGCGCACGTTGGTTATTGCACTGCAGCTTGCAGCTCTCCTGTGTCGGCTGCAG tcGCAGAGCAGCGTGGAGGAAGATGCCTTCCGACGTGCTGCCTACCGATTGGTGCACTTAGATCTGCGAGGCCCACGCGGCGAGACATGCCTGCACTTGGCGTGTGGTCGTGCACCACCAGCCAGCCGCCAGGCCTTGGGCGCCGTCTGCCAGGAGGCTTTCCCGGCACCCCCTCTTGTGCGTCTACTGCTCGAACTTGGAGCCGACCCCAATGCCACTGATCACGACCGGCGTACACCCTTGCACGTCGCAGCACGCAGCAAACCGTGTTCGCGAGCTGCAGCGCTTGCGCTGCTGGCCCGTGGTGCACACCTAGACCACACCGATGCCACCGGTCGCACACCCTTGGACTATGCGCCCATGCTGGTGGATTGTAGCCCTCTTCGTTACACTGGCCTGCAGTGTCTGTGTGCACGTGCCATTGTGCGCTTTCAGCTGCCCTTCCAAGGACTGGTGCCACACCAGCTGGAGAGCTTCATCCAAAGCCACTGA
- the LOC142572309 gene encoding protein fem-1 homolog CG6966 isoform X2 produces MEFKNAVFNAAKDGKLKRLKVFLDHRPKEEVQMLVSATTNGATPLVMASRNGHLDVADYLLDRCNADIEQVGSVSFEGETIEGAPPLWCAAAAGHITVVQRLVERGARVNATTRTNSTPLRAACFDGHLAIVRYLVERGADIEIANRHGHTCLMIACYKGHLDIASYLVAQGAHVNRKSAKGNTALHDCAESGSLDILRLLLEHGARVERDAYGLTPLLAAAVTGHAPVVEFLSSLPDCPREQRVEALELLGATFVDKKRDSPRALALWRRALEERCLDPPLPKPSRPTTTAYGHAMEANSPTDLDDLLCEPDQMRMQALLVRERVLGPAHPDTAYYIRYRGAVYADLGDFNRCVALWLYALDMQQRCLEPFSPMTQSSLLSFAELFCFMMAEARPARPSRRQLAPVEFGDVLAVFERAVTELVSAGHHMPEPAEGVQRTLVIALQLAALLCRLQSSVEEDAFRRAAYRLVHLDLRGPRGETCLHLACGRAPPASRQALGAVCQEAFPAPPLVRLLLELGADPNATDHDRRTPLHVAARSKPCSRAAALALLARGAHLDHTDATGRTPLDYAPMLVDCSPLRYTGLQCLCARAIVRFQLPFQGLVPHQLESFIQSH; encoded by the exons ATGGAATTTAAGAATGCTGTATTCAACGCTGCAAAAGATGGCAAGCTTAAGCGTCTCAAG GTGTTTTTGGACCATAGGCCAAAGGAGGAAGTCCAGATGTTGGTTTCTGCCACAACTAATGGAGCGACACCGCTAGTGATGGCATCTCGAAATGGCCATCTTGATGTGGCTGACTACCTTCTTGACAGATGCAACGCTGACATTGAGCAG GTGGGCTCGGTGAGCTTTGAAGGCGAGACCATCGAGGGTGCTCCGCCTCTGTGGTGTGCAGCGGCAGCGGGCCACATCACTGTAGTGCAGAGGCTGGTGGAACGGGGTGCTCGCGTGAATGCTACCACACGGACCAATTCCACTCCACTGCGAGCTGCTTGCTTCGACGGCCACCTTGCCATTGTGCGGTACCTAGTGGAGCGCGGTGCTGACATAGAAATTGCCAACCGCCATGGGCACACCTGTCTCATGATTGCCTGCTACAAGGGGCACCTCGACATTGCCAGCTACCTCGTTGCTCAAGGCGCCCACGTCAACCGCAAGAGTGCCAAAG GAAACACTGCTCTGCACGATTGTGCGGAATCTGGGAGCCTGGACATTCTGCGGTTGCTGCTGGAACATGGGGCCCGGGTTGAGCGAGATGCGTATGGCCTCACACCACTTCTGGCTGCAGCAGTCACAGGCCATGCCCCAGTAGTGGAGTTCCTTTCCTCGTTGCCCGACTGCCCACGGGAGCAGCGTGTGGAGGCTTTGGAGCTACTGGGGGCCACTTTCGTAGACAAGAAGCGCGACTCACCCCGTGCCCTGGCTCTCTGGCGCAG GGCCCTGGAAGAGCGCTGCCTTGACCCCCCACTGCCCAAGCCCTCGAGGCCAACTACTACTGCTTATGGCCATGCAATGGAAGCCAACTCCCCAACTGACCTGGATGACCTTCTCTGCGAGCCAGACCAAATGCGCATGCAG GCTCTCCTGGTGAGAGAGCGTGTATTGGGTCCTGCGCACCCAGACACGGCATACTACATTCGTTACCGTGGTGCTGTTTATGCGGATCTTGGTGACTTCAACCGCTGTGTGGCCCTCTGGCTCTATGCACTGGACATGCAGCAGCGCTGCCTTGAACCGTTCAGCCCCATGACTCAAAGTAGCCTGCTGTCCTTTGCAGAGCTTTTCTGCTTCATGATGGCTGAGGCCAGGCCTGCAAG GCCATCACGACGCCAGCTGGCCCCCGTTGAGTTTGGAGATGTCCTTGCTGTCTTCGAGCGTGCTGTGACGGAGCTTGTGTCTGCTGGACACCACATGCCAGAACCAGCCGAGGGTGTCCAGCGCACGTTGGTTATTGCACTGCAGCTTGCAGCTCTCCTGTGTCGGCTGCAG AGCAGCGTGGAGGAAGATGCCTTCCGACGTGCTGCCTACCGATTGGTGCACTTAGATCTGCGAGGCCCACGCGGCGAGACATGCCTGCACTTGGCGTGTGGTCGTGCACCACCAGCCAGCCGCCAGGCCTTGGGCGCCGTCTGCCAGGAGGCTTTCCCGGCACCCCCTCTTGTGCGTCTACTGCTCGAACTTGGAGCCGACCCCAATGCCACTGATCACGACCGGCGTACACCCTTGCACGTCGCAGCACGCAGCAAACCGTGTTCGCGAGCTGCAGCGCTTGCGCTGCTGGCCCGTGGTGCACACCTAGACCACACCGATGCCACCGGTCGCACACCCTTGGACTATGCGCCCATGCTGGTGGATTGTAGCCCTCTTCGTTACACTGGCCTGCAGTGTCTGTGTGCACGTGCCATTGTGCGCTTTCAGCTGCCCTTCCAAGGACTGGTGCCACACCAGCTGGAGAGCTTCATCCAAAGCCACTGA